One region of Nothobranchius furzeri strain GRZ-AD chromosome 16, NfurGRZ-RIMD1, whole genome shotgun sequence genomic DNA includes:
- the gfra1b gene encoding GDNF family receptor alpha-1b yields MILTFVLTLSTLDLVFTLKASVPDRPVRLDCVKASEQCLKGFSCSTKYRTMRQCVAGRESNFSAVTGPEAQGECRSAIDAVKQSSLYNCRCRRGMKKEKNCLRIFWSIFQSLQGNDLLEYSPYEPVNSRLSDIFRLAPIIAAEPASTKENNCLNAAKACNLNDTCKKYRSAYINPCTSRVSTSEVCNKRKCHKALRQFFDKVPTKYSYGMLFCPCPAGDKTACAERRRQTIVPICSYEDKEKPNCLSLQNTCKTNYICRSRLADFFSNCQPEIRSKSGCLRENYADCLLAYTGLIGTVMTPNYIRSSGISLSPWCNCSSSGNSKADCDKFSEFFINNRCLRNAIQAFGNGTDVGVWQPQPPVPPTVEQSSTRREKGRSNNVVDILAELDLNSDTHHICGTLQVQNLVSNQTAGTAFCPNHHLDESGTSNAVPRSSPADSSCLHPSTMLFGLASVFTSTFLQLRGFQIF; encoded by the exons ATGATTTTAACTTTTGTCCTTACACTGTCCACCCTGG ATTTGGTGTTCACCTTGAAGGCTAGCGTCCCGGACCGTCCCGTCCGGCTGGACTGCGTGAAGGCCAGCGAGCAGTGTCTGAAGGGGTTCTCCTGCAGCACCAAGTACCGGACCATGAGACAGTGCGTGGCGGGGAGGGAAAGCAACTTCAGCGCGGTCACGGGTCCCGAGGCGCAGGGCGAGTGCCGCAGCGCAATAGACGCCGTGAAGCAGAGCTCCCTTTACAACTGCAGGTGCAGAAGGGGCATGAAGAAGGAAAAGAACTGTCTCCGGATCTTTTGGAGTATATTTCAAAGTTTGCAAG GTAATGATTTACTGGAATACTCTCCATACGAGCCGGTCAATAGCCGGCTCTCAGACATCTTCCGCTTGGCTCCCATCATTGCTG CTGAACCTGCTTCTACAAAGGAGAACAACTGTCTGAATGCAGCCAAGGCCTGTAACCTGAATGACACATGTAAAAAATATCGCTCTGCTTACATCAACCCCTGCACTAGCAGGGTGTCCACATCTGAGGTCTGCAACAAGCGTAAATGCCACAAGGCTCTACGACAGTTCTTTGACAAG GTTCCAACTAAATACAGCTATGGGATGCTGTTCTGCCCCTGTCCAGCGGGAGATAAGACGGCCTGTGCAGAACGAAGGCGGCAAACCATTGTCCCCATCTGCTCCTATGAGGATAAAGAAAAACCCAACTGTCTTTCACTTCAGAACACATGCAAAACCAACTATATCTGCAG GTCAAGGCTGGCAGACTTCTTCAGTAACTGTCAGCCAGAGATTCGCTCCAAATCAGGCTGCCTTAGAGAGAACTACGCTGACTGTCTGCTGGCTTACACTGGTCTTATTG GTACAGTGATGACGCCCAACTACATACGTTCATCTGGTATCAGCCTGTCCCCATGGTGCAACTGCAGCAGCAGTGGCAACAGCAAGGCAGACTGTGATAAATTTTCAGAGTTTTTCATCAACAATCGATGTTTGC GAAATGCCATTCAGGCATTTGGTAACGGTACAGATGTGGGTGTATGGCAACCCCAACCCCCGGTCCCCCCAACCGTGGAGCAGAGCAGTACTCGAAGAGAGAAAGGCAGATCGAACAACGTAGTGGACATTTTGGCAGAACTGGATCTCAACAGCGACACACATCACATCTGTGGGACCCTGCAG GTCCAGAATCTGGTTTCAAATCAAACGGCGGGCACAGCTTTTTGTCCG AACCACCATTTGGATGAGTCTGGTACTTCCAACGCCGTTCCCAGAAGCTCACCAGCTGACTCCAGCTGCCTTCACCCCTCCACTATGCTCTTTGGGCTGGCGTCTGTGTTCACATCCACATTTTTACAGCTTAGAGGTTTCCAGATTTTCTAG